A DNA window from Amycolatopsis sp. DSM 110486 contains the following coding sequences:
- a CDS encoding site-specific integrase, protein MVVDPDDAVVPAIAEFLADLAARPTSAASVRSYAYDLLRWWRWLRVCGVEWNRATTAEARGLVLWLSRAVKPRKHPRTVSASTAGTVNPITRKPHLGNGYQPRTIRHSNAVIRSFYEFHREDGRRGPLLNPMPLDAHAWRGYDGAFEGRPRTEGRIRFNPRIPQRLPRAMPDEQWNTVFGMLRSHRDRAIIAMGVSSAARPAELLGMTGPDVDWGEQQIRVVRKGTRAEQWLPVSAEALVWLRLYLAELGELAPTVPLWQTLRRRDRGCGLTRQPLSYDSLRAVFRRLNAALGTNWTLHDLRHTAAIRMSRDSRLSMRDVQVILGHAHLSTTAEVYLVEDQAEVLLRAAEHLAALAAAPAPQPRPAAPYAAADLQVLFGGELR, encoded by the coding sequence ATGGTGGTTGATCCGGACGACGCGGTCGTGCCGGCGATCGCGGAGTTCCTGGCCGATCTCGCGGCCCGGCCCACCAGCGCGGCCAGTGTCCGCAGCTACGCCTACGACCTGTTGCGCTGGTGGCGGTGGTTGCGGGTCTGCGGCGTTGAGTGGAATCGGGCGACCACGGCGGAGGCTCGCGGGCTCGTGCTGTGGCTGTCTCGGGCCGTCAAGCCACGGAAACATCCACGGACGGTGTCGGCGTCGACGGCGGGCACGGTCAACCCGATCACGCGTAAGCCGCACCTCGGGAATGGGTATCAGCCGCGGACAATCCGGCACAGCAACGCGGTGATCCGCAGCTTCTACGAATTCCACCGCGAGGATGGCCGGCGCGGACCGCTGCTGAACCCGATGCCGTTGGACGCGCACGCCTGGCGCGGCTACGACGGCGCCTTCGAGGGCCGGCCCCGGACCGAGGGCCGGATCCGCTTCAACCCGCGGATCCCGCAGCGGCTGCCGCGCGCCATGCCAGATGAGCAGTGGAACACAGTGTTCGGCATGCTGCGCTCGCACCGCGACCGCGCGATCATCGCCATGGGCGTGAGCTCGGCGGCCCGGCCGGCCGAGTTACTGGGCATGACGGGCCCGGACGTCGACTGGGGCGAGCAGCAGATCCGGGTCGTGCGCAAGGGCACGCGTGCTGAGCAGTGGCTGCCCGTCAGTGCCGAGGCCCTGGTGTGGCTGCGGCTCTACCTGGCCGAGCTCGGCGAGCTCGCGCCGACGGTTCCGTTGTGGCAGACACTGCGACGGCGCGACCGCGGGTGCGGGCTGACGCGCCAGCCGCTGAGCTACGACTCGCTGCGTGCCGTGTTCCGACGGCTCAACGCGGCCCTGGGCACGAACTGGACGCTGCACGACTTGCGCCACACGGCGGCGATCCGGATGTCGCGCGACTCGCGGCTGTCGATGCGCGACGTGCAGGTGATCCTCGGACACGCACACCTGAGCACGACCGCGGAGGTGTACCTGGTGGAGGACCAGGCCGAGGTCCTCTTGCGAGCTGCGGAACACCTGGCCGCTCTGGCCGCCGCGCCTGCCCCGCAGCCGAGACCGGCCGCTCCGTACGCGGCCGCGGATCTGCAGGTGCTGTTCGGGGGCGAGCTCCGGTGA